The proteins below are encoded in one region of Brachyspira intermedia PWS/A:
- a CDS encoding glycoside hydrolase family protein: protein MIKNLINKNKKLYFILLLLILIIVLMISCKKINILGPNNIPPPTDFRLPEDTIPGHIDVNPMPAKNGEVFGSFQRKFKYQGKWYVLADYMYDYDPKTKTLNRKAEDIILQIDNNGNIVVYDKDSKGYRYLLRMNVIEENRVLYEDDYYGSYSYSSSSFTTTDCKGEEDYHTFSTGITFNNEIRTSSDLINWTTEGSRNNVYKAFPSVSTDPNASFQGRYGARGYKIVEFKDYIYLIGLEEDFREQNALDGCRNENQGPFTVSKNVYYRIDKNKDTSIGANWEKINTLWGQRSSLNVRYDKDKIYVTKGERSYWEWIGPPYWTPKEQSFENDSTIWSSTDGVTWNIERNSADYDNAEEISSYYDIAVGGNLPYIKNRIKTPEEPDWIKLDNGRYYKSDNSPYGTYTINNKTYYVPIPPYEEIRAAYDSGQEYFTITEEHIKSAGLNQFLTKDKEPNKDEDWTVITPIDYTDKLMVWQSGGEKVMLNINNKAVQLVDYRQIEAMYNSIKEYSIVINYLRKTAKELRDGTYWSDFANDYIKDVLLGMEYDARADMLELLKSNREYIMPDEAVTHYTVEFKY from the coding sequence ATGATAAAGAACTTAATTAATAAAAACAAAAAATTATACTTTATACTTCTTTTATTGATTCTTATTATAGTTTTGATGATATCTTGTAAGAAAATAAATATACTAGGTCCAAACAATATACCGCCTCCAACTGATTTTAGATTGCCTGAAGACACTATACCCGGACATATAGATGTTAATCCAATGCCCGCTAAAAATGGAGAAGTATTTGGAAGTTTTCAGAGGAAGTTTAAATATCAAGGCAAATGGTATGTATTGGCTGACTATATGTATGATTATGACCCTAAAACTAAAACATTAAATAGAAAAGCTGAAGATATAATACTTCAAATAGATAATAATGGAAATATAGTAGTTTATGATAAAGACAGTAAGGGCTATCGTTATTTATTAAGAATGAATGTAATAGAAGAAAACAGAGTTTTATATGAAGATGATTATTATGGAAGTTATTCATATTCTTCAAGTTCTTTTACTACTACAGACTGTAAAGGCGAAGAAGATTATCATACATTTAGCACAGGCATAACTTTTAATAATGAGATAAGAACATCATCAGATTTAATAAATTGGACAACAGAAGGTTCTAGAAATAACGTTTATAAAGCTTTTCCTTCAGTAAGTACAGACCCTAATGCTAGCTTTCAAGGAAGATATGGAGCTAGAGGTTATAAAATTGTAGAGTTTAAAGATTATATATATTTAATAGGTTTAGAAGAAGATTTTAGAGAACAAAATGCTTTAGATGGATGCCGAAATGAAAATCAGGGACCATTTACTGTAAGTAAGAACGTTTATTACAGAATAGATAAAAATAAAGATACTTCTATAGGTGCTAATTGGGAGAAGATTAATACTCTTTGGGGACAAAGAAGTAGTCTTAATGTTCGATATGATAAAGATAAAATATATGTTACAAAAGGTGAAAGATCATATTGGGAATGGATAGGTCCTCCTTATTGGACTCCTAAAGAGCAATCTTTTGAAAATGATAGTACTATATGGTCAAGTACTGATGGTGTAACTTGGAATATAGAGCGTAATTCTGCGGATTATGATAATGCGGAGGAGATATCTTCCTATTATGATATTGCTGTTGGAGGAAATTTACCTTATATAAAAAATAGAATAAAAACTCCTGAAGAACCTGATTGGATAAAACTTGATAATGGAAGATATTATAAATCTGATAACTCGCCTTATGGAACTTATACAATAAATAATAAAACTTATTATGTTCCTATACCTCCTTATGAAGAAATAAGAGCTGCTTATGACAGTGGGCAGGAATATTTTACTATTACAGAAGAACATATAAAAAGTGCTGGGCTTAATCAGTTTTTAACCAAGGATAAAGAGCCGAATAAAGATGAAGATTGGACAGTTATCACTCCTATAGACTATACAGATAAATTAATGGTATGGCAGAGCGGGGGCGAAAAAGTTATGCTTAATATTAATAATAAGGCAGTTCAGCTTGTAGACTATAGGCAAATAGAAGCTATGTACAATAGCATTAAAGAATATTCTATTGTAATAAATTATTTAAGAAAAACAGCAAAAGAATTGAGAGATGGAACTTATTGGAGTGATTTTGCCAATGATTATATAAAAGATGTACTTCTTGGTATGGAGTATGATGCTAGGGCTGATATGCTTGAGCTTTTGAAAAGTAATAGAGAATATATTATGCCTGATGAGGCTGTTACACATTATACTGTGGAGTTTAAATATTAA
- a CDS encoding DUF4037 domain-containing protein, giving the protein MNINDINYIIDDYIKIMAKNNNIDSIVLSGSKTSLINDDMSDYDIYVYCKASAKSREDMDSRKEFASKYASYFEIGNDYFEHGDEMILKESGICLDFMYRDLSWIEGEMEYVWRGCNSKIGYTTAFLYNIKHSNILYDKEGKFKKFQDELNLEYPEKLKNNIIEKNFNVMYGKKIASFYEQLEKAVKRNDIVSINHRISAILSSYFDILFALNKELHVGEKKLIQYALKLCRKIPDNFDKDIKNVIFYDENILEKVKILIENIQKIL; this is encoded by the coding sequence ATGAATATAAATGATATTAATTATATTATAGATGATTATATAAAAATAATGGCTAAAAATAATAATATTGATTCTATAGTTTTATCAGGTTCAAAAACTAGCTTGATTAATGATGATATGTCAGATTATGATATTTATGTTTACTGTAAGGCTTCAGCAAAGAGCAGAGAGGATATGGATTCAAGAAAAGAGTTTGCCTCTAAGTATGCATCTTACTTTGAAATAGGCAATGATTATTTTGAGCATGGTGATGAGATGATACTTAAAGAAAGCGGTATATGTTTGGATTTTATGTATAGAGATTTGTCTTGGATTGAAGGAGAGATGGAATATGTGTGGAGAGGATGCAATTCAAAAATAGGGTATACTACTGCTTTTTTATACAATATTAAACATTCTAATATACTTTATGATAAAGAAGGAAAATTCAAGAAATTTCAAGATGAATTAAACTTAGAATATCCTGAAAAATTAAAAAATAATATAATAGAAAAGAATTTCAATGTTATGTACGGCAAAAAAATAGCGTCATTTTATGAACAATTGGAGAAAGCTGTAAAAAGAAATGATATTGTAAGCATTAATCATAGAATTAGTGCTATATTATCATCATATTTTGATATTTTATTCGCTTTAAATAAAGAACTTCATGTGGGAGAGAAGAAACTTATACAGTATGCATTAAAATTATGCAGGAAAATACCCGATAATTTTGATAAAGATATAAAAAATGTTATATTTTATGATGAAAATATTTTAGAAAAAGTTAAAATTCTTATTGAAAATATTCAAAAAATTTTGTAA
- a CDS encoding MBL fold metallo-hydrolase yields the protein MLFWQKTFFIYLILIFSVFAAEKTPMDYLNDNTPLKPTKVFDNVYCIGTVSVVAWVISTSDGLILIDSMWDDRDAKLIEDGIKGFGLDPKQLKYIILSHGHGDHYGGAKYLREKYGAKVILTKTDTDLMYNLNTGANSPRSPKTKVDIYSKDKDIIKLGDTSITILETPGHTAGCTSFIFPVKFRGKEYTAVLWGGTGLPKDRDLISKYKTSAEYFKKEAISRNASVSLTAHLFADNGYANLEKVGNLKANEQNPFIMSKENMEKYLNSLIERAEKELNK from the coding sequence ATGTTATTTTGGCAAAAAACTTTTTTCATTTATTTAATATTAATTTTTTCAGTGTTTGCAGCTGAAAAGACTCCGATGGATTACCTAAACGATAATACTCCTCTAAAACCAACTAAAGTATTTGATAATGTATATTGTATAGGCACTGTGAGTGTTGTCGCTTGGGTAATAAGTACATCAGACGGCTTAATATTAATAGATTCTATGTGGGACGACAGAGATGCTAAACTTATAGAAGATGGTATTAAAGGCTTCGGATTGGACCCAAAACAATTAAAATATATAATATTAAGTCATGGACATGGAGATCATTACGGCGGAGCTAAATATTTAAGAGAGAAATACGGTGCTAAAGTTATACTTACAAAAACAGACACCGATTTAATGTACAATTTAAACACTGGAGCCAATTCTCCTCGTTCCCCAAAAACAAAAGTTGATATATATTCAAAAGATAAAGATATAATAAAACTAGGAGATACAAGCATAACTATATTAGAAACACCTGGTCATACTGCAGGATGTACTTCTTTTATATTTCCTGTAAAATTCAGAGGAAAAGAATATACTGCTGTACTTTGGGGAGGAACAGGACTTCCAAAAGATAGAGATTTAATATCAAAATATAAAACTTCAGCTGAATACTTCAAAAAAGAAGCTATATCAAGAAATGCATCTGTATCATTAACAGCACATTTATTCGCTGATAATGGATATGCTAATTTAGAAAAAGTAGGCAATCTAAAGGCAAATGAACAAAATCCATTCATTATGTCAAAAGAGAATATGGAAAAATATTTAAACTCTTTAATAGAAAGAGCTGAAAAAGAATTAAATAAATAA
- a CDS encoding DUF58 domain-containing protein, translating into MFKDSNITTQDLLRSVRQIEIKTSKIVNSYFAGQYHSAFKGQGIEFDEVRKYTIGDDVRAMDWKVSARYNEPFIKRFREERELSVVILADFSASTDFGFTKTKHNLIVELSALLSFSALKNNDKVGLLIFTDTVEKFIPLNKGKNHVLRIIRELIEFNPKSTQTNVASALEYFNRIQKRDSITFLITDACSELPKKEIDITRKRHDFIVCLVNDSLEYHLPSLGGTLVLSDLENDDYVYFDMSNKKIREEYFNEQNRIMEERLNFLKRNSIERIVLDTSSDYVNDVMKFFVKRRR; encoded by the coding sequence ATGTTTAAAGACAGCAATATAACAACTCAGGATTTACTTAGATCCGTAAGACAAATAGAAATAAAAACTTCAAAAATAGTTAACTCTTATTTTGCAGGACAATATCATTCTGCTTTCAAAGGTCAGGGTATAGAGTTTGATGAAGTAAGAAAATATACTATAGGCGATGATGTAAGGGCTATGGACTGGAAGGTTAGTGCTAGATATAATGAGCCTTTCATTAAACGTTTCAGAGAAGAGCGTGAACTTAGCGTTGTAATACTTGCAGATTTTTCGGCTTCTACAGATTTCGGATTCACTAAAACAAAACATAATTTAATAGTAGAGCTTAGTGCATTGCTTAGCTTTTCAGCTTTAAAAAATAATGATAAAGTGGGGCTTTTAATATTTACAGATACTGTAGAGAAATTCATTCCTTTAAATAAAGGTAAAAATCATGTACTTAGAATAATAAGAGAGCTTATAGAGTTCAATCCTAAAAGCACTCAAACTAATGTAGCAAGTGCATTAGAATATTTTAATAGAATACAGAAAAGAGATAGTATCACTTTTTTGATTACAGATGCCTGTTCTGAACTTCCAAAAAAGGAAATAGATATTACTAGAAAACGTCATGATTTTATAGTATGCTTAGTCAATGATAGCTTGGAATATCATCTTCCTAGTTTGGGTGGTACTTTGGTGTTGTCTGACTTAGAAAATGACGATTATGTTTATTTTGATATGTCCAATAAAAAAATAAGAGAAGAATATTTTAATGAACAGAATAGAATCATGGAAGAAAGACTCAATTTTTTGAAAAGAAATTCTATAGAGCGTATTGTCCTTGATACTTCCAGCGATTATGTTAATGATGTAATGAAGTTTTTTGTCAAGAGAAGAAGATAA
- a CDS encoding MarR family winged helix-turn-helix transcriptional regulator, giving the protein MNEFDITPEQLIVLKELAKEEGISQKELSFRLDKDQNTVKAMIDKLELKSFIIRKENKLDKRAFSLFLTDKAKENLPIMETYENKVLENIVKELTEEDADKFISILEKIRKNISDV; this is encoded by the coding sequence ATAAATGAATTTGATATTACACCGGAACAGTTAATAGTATTAAAAGAACTTGCAAAAGAAGAAGGAATATCTCAAAAAGAATTATCATTCAGACTAGATAAAGATCAAAATACTGTTAAAGCTATGATAGACAAATTGGAATTAAAATCTTTTATAATTAGAAAAGAAAATAAACTTGATAAAAGAGCCTTTTCATTATTTCTAACAGATAAAGCAAAAGAAAATCTTCCTATTATGGAAACTTATGAAAATAAAGTTTTGGAAAATATAGTAAAAGAATTGACTGAGGAAGATGCTGATAAATTTATATCAATATTAGAGAAAATAAGAAAAAATATATCAGATGTATAA
- a CDS encoding ankyrin repeat domain-containing protein — protein sequence MLRKSLIIIFLFIAGILYSQESQDPPVSIPIIKAIANNDIKTLQKLIKDGADVNVKDAEGNTPLIWASLLGFDKIVEELLSNDADINMGNSFGNTPVMAAVLEGKSSTVRILISKGADLNLKNKDGWTAVMWACVNGNLSVLKMLVNAKAEVNIKDVNGSTPLMVASDSGYADIVRELIKLDTNVNEKNKFGDTAIMMGAIIGDVSIVRELIKAGANIDEKGSNGGSALIYAARFGRTDVVRELLKNNADINITADDGTSPILAACIDGHSDIVKELIKNNADINKADNVGYRPLIVSAIEDHIVIVEALLKAGADIEATTNEGYTALMGAAIRGNLEMAQVLLDAGADINHKASDGKTALSMAEEKEQEEMVNFLKANGAK from the coding sequence ATGTTAAGAAAGTCATTAATTATAATTTTTCTTTTTATTGCTGGTATATTATATTCTCAGGAATCTCAAGACCCTCCTGTGAGCATACCAATAATAAAAGCTATAGCCAACAATGATATTAAAACTTTACAAAAATTAATAAAAGATGGGGCAGATGTAAACGTTAAAGATGCTGAAGGTAATACTCCTCTTATATGGGCTTCGCTTCTTGGTTTTGATAAGATTGTAGAGGAATTATTATCAAATGATGCTGATATTAATATGGGAAATAGTTTTGGAAATACTCCTGTAATGGCTGCTGTATTAGAGGGAAAAAGCAGTACTGTAAGGATTTTAATATCAAAAGGAGCTGATTTAAATTTAAAAAATAAAGATGGCTGGACTGCTGTAATGTGGGCTTGTGTTAATGGTAATTTATCAGTTCTCAAAATGCTTGTTAATGCAAAGGCTGAAGTAAATATAAAAGATGTTAATGGAAGTACTCCTTTGATGGTGGCCTCAGACAGTGGATATGCTGATATTGTAAGAGAGCTTATAAAATTAGATACTAATGTTAATGAAAAGAATAAATTCGGTGATACTGCAATAATGATGGGAGCTATTATTGGAGATGTCAGCATCGTAAGAGAATTAATAAAAGCCGGTGCAAATATAGATGAAAAAGGTTCTAATGGCGGATCTGCTTTAATATATGCTGCTAGATTTGGAAGAACAGATGTAGTAAGAGAATTATTAAAGAATAATGCTGATATTAATATAACAGCTGATGATGGTACTTCTCCTATATTGGCAGCTTGTATAGACGGACATAGTGATATTGTAAAAGAATTAATAAAGAACAATGCTGATATTAATAAAGCTGATAATGTGGGATATCGTCCATTGATAGTTTCTGCCATAGAGGATCATATAGTAATAGTTGAAGCTTTATTGAAGGCTGGTGCGGATATTGAAGCTACTACTAATGAAGGATATACTGCATTAATGGGGGCCGCTATTAGAGGAAATTTGGAAATGGCACAGGTTTTACTAGATGCAGGAGCCGATATAAATCATAAAGCATCTGATGGAAAGACTGCATTAAGTATGGCTGAAGAAAAAGAACAGGAAGAGATGGTGAATTTTCTTAAAGCTAATGGAGCAAAATAA
- a CDS encoding MATE family efflux transporter, translating to MTKDMTVGSPFKTIIYFSIPMLIGGIFQQFYGVADTIIIGKFAGSRALASIGATTSTMFFFLSFAVGFTNAFAIVMGQFFGAKNDNMLRKTFLNSIYVTLGSSLILLIFGLFFLKPLMILLKTPDDIIENSIIYLRICVGLSFGQLFYNGAASILRALGDSKTPLYFLILTTVLNIILDLIFVVLLNMNVAGVAIATVISQMISAFLSILYIIKKFPILKLSKDDMSFDSNNLLMIIKIGLSMSVQAIFLSIGEMIISGVVNTFGTNVVASYTTGNRINQFASMAFFVISEAFAVYTAQNFGAGKIDRIKSGFKSIILLSLSLSILATVIIFLFGDHLVRIFISSKDEYIDIISEICKGYLRISSLFYPFLGIIVLYNNSVRAIGKALIPLISGITEIIIKIGGSLLLSIPFGYIGVWFANPVGWAVGIIPTCIYFHKYAFKIKRQ from the coding sequence ATGACAAAAGATATGACTGTCGGCAGTCCATTCAAAACTATAATATATTTCTCCATACCAATGCTTATAGGAGGAATATTTCAGCAGTTTTACGGTGTTGCAGATACCATTATAATAGGTAAATTTGCAGGTTCTAGGGCTTTAGCTTCTATAGGGGCTACAACTTCTACTATGTTTTTCTTTTTATCATTTGCAGTAGGATTTACAAATGCATTTGCTATAGTTATGGGACAGTTCTTCGGTGCTAAGAATGATAATATGCTTAGAAAAACTTTTTTAAACTCTATTTATGTAACATTGGGAAGTTCTTTAATACTTTTGATATTCGGTTTATTTTTTCTAAAGCCTTTGATGATTCTTTTAAAAACTCCTGATGATATAATAGAAAACTCCATAATTTATTTGAGAATATGCGTAGGCTTATCATTCGGACAGCTTTTCTATAATGGTGCAGCTAGTATATTAAGGGCTTTGGGAGACAGTAAAACTCCTTTATATTTTTTAATACTAACAACTGTACTTAATATTATATTGGATTTAATTTTCGTAGTTTTATTAAATATGAATGTTGCCGGTGTTGCAATAGCCACTGTAATATCTCAAATGATTTCGGCTTTTTTGAGTATACTCTATATTATAAAGAAATTTCCTATCTTGAAATTGAGTAAAGATGATATGTCATTTGATTCTAATAATTTACTTATGATAATAAAAATAGGCTTGTCTATGAGTGTACAGGCTATATTCTTATCAATAGGCGAGATGATTATAAGCGGTGTAGTTAATACTTTCGGTACTAATGTTGTGGCATCATATACTACAGGAAACAGAATAAATCAATTTGCTTCTATGGCTTTTTTTGTTATTTCGGAGGCCTTTGCCGTATACACAGCACAAAATTTCGGAGCAGGTAAAATTGACAGAATAAAATCAGGTTTTAAAAGCATAATATTACTTTCTTTATCATTGAGCATATTAGCCACTGTAATAATATTTTTATTCGGCGATCATTTAGTTAGAATATTCATATCAAGCAAAGATGAATATATAGATATAATATCAGAAATATGTAAGGGTTATTTAAGAATATCTTCTTTATTCTATCCATTTTTAGGTATAATAGTTTTATATAATAATTCTGTAAGAGCCATAGGAAAGGCATTGATTCCTTTAATATCTGGAATTACAGAAATTATTATTAAAATAGGAGGTTCTTTGCTTTTATCAATACCTTTTGGATATATAGGAGTATGGTTTGCTAATCCTGTAGGCTGGGCTGTTGGTATAATTCCAACATGCATATATTTTCATAAATACGCTTTTAAAATAAAAAGACAATAA
- the pheT gene encoding phenylalanine--tRNA ligase subunit beta, translating to MRVPLSWLKEFVNLDGFSVEEIAKQITLAGSEISSIETTGGDIPSVIIGKIVSVHKHPDADKLSVCKVDVGDGDTLSIVCGASNVREGIYVPIAMIGAKLPNGLTIKKASIRGFESNGMICSRTELGYEEAEGVYGIWILDEDIEKVHADKDSILGNSLSTIVGSTDHIFNVEITANRGDLVSIIGFARECSLVLERRVSIPSVNTYDAAGGNIDITVENQESCYKYVGRLIKDITVGPSPDWMQKRLKMCGINPINNIVDVTNYVMLEYGQPLHAYDFDKIKDGKVIVRNARSGEKITLLDGREIDLTDDVLVIADSEKPIGVAGVMGGDNTKIESETKTILIESAYFDHIAVKKSTIATKTKTDASYRFERDIDHTLTLAALNRVVDLIVTLDNGCKIASRSKEVNVKQFDANIIVFDCGLVKRYLGLNMNKMEISSIFKRYGFKAVALGENNLKVEIPYYRHDLSIAEDLIEEIARVYGYNNISSNVPHIKCNPINTDYSEVSFVKHRMASYGLYETKQYSMGDSNVFKSMGIEEEKLIKVVNPLTNEMDVLRPTTLASLLDSVAYNQNHRHKNGALFEVGNIFYKENENFMEEKHLSAVMFGLYQEKLWNKEARAYDFFDMSGVIEELLIRDLKCTDYNLIPKEHKWFIPTMSGEIVIFGEKIGIIGRLHPKLLKLFDISGEVYFLDIDIRKTLKLVKERVKKQKLKDIGKYPAVFRDLALVCSNNIEFSKVIKSISKFNNIIQNVSVVDRYVGEQVEEGKQSIAISITYYDPNKTLREEDINSVEKSLLEMLKTRFDINLRA from the coding sequence ATGAGAGTTCCATTAAGTTGGCTAAAAGAATTTGTTAATTTAGACGGATTTAGTGTAGAAGAAATTGCCAAACAAATAACACTTGCCGGAAGTGAAATTTCATCAATAGAAACTACTGGAGGGGATATACCAAGCGTTATTATTGGTAAAATAGTATCTGTACATAAACATCCAGATGCTGATAAATTAAGTGTATGTAAAGTTGATGTTGGTGATGGAGATACACTCTCAATAGTATGCGGTGCCTCAAATGTAAGAGAAGGTATATATGTTCCTATAGCTATGATAGGTGCTAAACTTCCTAATGGACTTACAATCAAAAAGGCTTCTATAAGAGGTTTTGAAAGTAATGGTATGATATGTTCCAGAACCGAATTAGGTTATGAAGAAGCTGAAGGTGTTTATGGAATTTGGATATTAGATGAAGATATAGAAAAAGTACATGCTGATAAGGACAGTATATTAGGTAATTCGCTTTCAACTATAGTAGGAAGCACAGATCATATATTCAATGTTGAAATCACAGCAAACAGAGGCGATTTAGTAAGTATTATAGGTTTTGCTAGAGAATGTTCTTTGGTTTTAGAGAGAAGAGTAAGCATTCCATCTGTTAATACTTATGATGCTGCAGGCGGTAATATAGATATAACAGTTGAAAATCAGGAAAGCTGCTATAAATATGTAGGAAGGCTTATAAAAGATATAACTGTAGGACCTTCTCCTGATTGGATGCAGAAAAGATTAAAGATGTGCGGAATCAATCCTATCAATAATATAGTAGACGTTACAAACTATGTTATGCTTGAATACGGACAGCCTTTGCATGCTTATGACTTTGATAAAATAAAAGACGGTAAAGTAATAGTTAGAAATGCTAGAAGCGGAGAAAAAATCACTTTACTTGATGGCAGAGAAATAGATCTTACAGATGATGTTTTAGTTATAGCCGACAGTGAAAAGCCTATAGGTGTTGCCGGAGTTATGGGCGGAGATAATACAAAGATTGAAAGCGAAACTAAAACTATTTTAATAGAAAGTGCATATTTTGATCATATAGCTGTGAAAAAATCTACAATAGCAACTAAAACAAAAACAGATGCTTCATACAGATTTGAAAGAGATATAGATCATACTCTTACTCTTGCAGCTTTGAATAGGGTTGTTGATTTAATAGTTACTCTAGATAATGGATGTAAAATAGCTTCAAGATCTAAAGAGGTTAATGTTAAGCAGTTTGATGCTAATATAATAGTATTTGACTGCGGACTTGTAAAAAGATATTTAGGTCTTAATATGAATAAGATGGAAATATCTTCTATATTCAAGAGATACGGATTTAAAGCTGTAGCACTTGGAGAGAATAACCTTAAAGTAGAAATACCTTATTACAGACATGATTTATCTATAGCTGAGGATTTGATAGAGGAAATAGCTAGAGTTTACGGCTATAATAATATATCTTCAAATGTACCTCATATCAAATGTAATCCTATAAATACAGATTATTCTGAAGTTAGCTTTGTTAAGCATAGAATGGCTTCTTACGGACTTTATGAAACTAAGCAGTATTCTATGGGTGATAGTAATGTATTTAAGTCTATGGGAATAGAGGAAGAAAAACTTATAAAAGTAGTAAATCCATTAACTAATGAAATGGATGTTTTAAGACCTACAACTTTAGCTTCTCTTCTTGATAGTGTTGCTTATAATCAGAATCATAGACATAAAAACGGTGCTTTATTTGAAGTAGGTAATATATTCTATAAAGAAAATGAAAACTTTATGGAAGAAAAGCATTTATCTGCTGTAATGTTCGGGCTTTATCAAGAAAAATTATGGAATAAAGAAGCTAGAGCTTATGACTTCTTTGATATGAGCGGAGTTATTGAAGAGCTTTTAATAAGAGATTTAAAATGCACTGATTATAATTTAATACCTAAAGAGCATAAATGGTTTATACCTACTATGTCTGGTGAAATTGTTATATTCGGTGAGAAAATAGGTATTATTGGAAGACTTCATCCTAAACTTCTTAAACTTTTTGACATAAGCGGTGAAGTTTATTTCTTGGATATTGATATCAGAAAAACTTTGAAATTGGTTAAAGAGAGAGTTAAAAAACAGAAGTTAAAAGATATAGGTAAATATCCTGCAGTATTCAGAGATTTAGCTTTGGTTTGTTCTAATAATATAGAGTTCAGCAAAGTTATTAAATCTATAAGTAAATTTAATAATATTATACAGAATGTTAGCGTAGTTGATAGATATGTGGGCGAACAGGTAGAAGAAGGAAAACAGTCAATTGCAATATCTATAACTTATTATGATCCTAATAAAACTTTAAGAGAAGAAGATATTAACAGTGTAGAAAAATCTTTGCTTGAAATGCTTAAAACAAGATTTGATATTAATTTAAGAGCTTAA
- the pheS gene encoding phenylalanine--tRNA ligase subunit alpha yields the protein MENLEELHSFLKNSIENANTQAEIDDIRIRYLGRKGKITELLKSLSSIDNIEEKKEFGKKINEIKNYCENALSEKKNAISEQEFLSSLEKNKIDITMPGRRPKSASINLLTRVEEEIVSILTEIGFRVVEGNEIEDDFHNFEALNIPYYHPSRDSHDSFFISKEHVLRTHTSGMQIRTMLETPPPIAVVSPGKCARRDAIDSKHSPVFHQVEGLMVDKGISFNDLKGILELFCKRMFGDKTQIRLRPDYFPFVEPGADLSATCVICGGSGCKTCGGEGWLELMGAGMIHPNVFKHVGYDITKYTGFAFGMGIERVAMIKYGITDIRMFYENDIDFLKQW from the coding sequence ATGGAGAATCTAGAGGAGCTTCATAGCTTTTTAAAAAACAGCATAGAAAATGCTAATACTCAAGCAGAAATAGATGATATAAGGATTCGTTATTTAGGACGAAAAGGAAAGATAACAGAGCTTTTGAAAAGTTTATCTTCTATAGATAATATTGAGGAGAAAAAAGAGTTCGGTAAAAAGATTAATGAGATAAAGAATTACTGTGAGAATGCTTTATCCGAAAAGAAAAATGCCATATCCGAACAGGAATTTTTATCTTCTTTGGAGAAAAATAAAATAGATATAACTATGCCAGGAAGAAGACCTAAATCTGCATCAATTAATCTTCTTACTAGAGTAGAAGAGGAAATAGTATCTATTTTAACAGAAATAGGTTTCAGAGTTGTGGAAGGTAATGAAATAGAAGATGATTTTCATAACTTTGAGGCATTAAATATTCCTTATTATCACCCTTCAAGAGATAGCCATGACTCTTTCTTTATTTCTAAAGAGCATGTATTAAGAACTCATACATCAGGTATGCAGATAAGAACTATGCTTGAAACACCTCCTCCTATAGCGGTAGTTTCTCCAGGTAAATGTGCTAGAAGAGATGCTATAGATTCAAAACATTCTCCTGTATTCCATCAAGTAGAAGGACTTATGGTTGATAAAGGAATAAGTTTTAATGATTTGAAAGGTATATTAGAATTATTCTGTAAAAGAATGTTCGGAGATAAAACCCAAATAAGATTAAGACCGGATTATTTCCCATTCGTAGAGCCGGGTGCTGATTTGAGTGCTACTTGTGTAATATGCGGCGGAAGCGGATGTAAAACCTGCGGAGGAGAAGGCTGGCTTGAATTAATGGGTGCCGGTATGATTCATCCTAATGTATTTAAACATGTTGGTTATGATATAACTAAATATACAGGTTTTGCCTTTGGAATGGGTATAGAAAGAGTTGCAATGATTAAATACGGTATAACTGATATAAGAATGTTCTATGAAAATGATATAGATTTCTTAAAGCAGTGGTAA